Proteins from one Parachlamydia sp. AcF125 genomic window:
- a CDS encoding KH domain-containing protein, whose translation MKEFVAYIVKNLVDHPDKVKINEIGGIQTLIIEISVEKSDIGKIIGKKGKTINAIRNLLMSVASRNGIRVTLEIVEENGKPAE comes from the coding sequence ATGAAAGAATTTGTGGCATACATTGTCAAAAACCTTGTGGATCACCCAGATAAGGTTAAAATTAATGAAATCGGAGGGATTCAAACTCTAATTATTGAAATTTCGGTTGAAAAATCCGACATTGGTAAGATTATCGGGAAAAAAGGAAAAACAATCAATGCGATTCGTAACTTATTGATGTCTGTTGCAAGCCGCAACGGGATTCGCGTTACCTTGGAGATCGTAGAAGAAAACGGCAAGCCAGCCGAGTAA